One region of Chryseobacterium sp. SORGH_AS_0447 genomic DNA includes:
- a CDS encoding T9SS type A sorting domain-containing protein: protein MRKSLFAIGLLTAICSVQAQNVLIHVDDAATTYVSKGTLVYSGGGLQMRGTGKIENHGNFMVQGTSSDSFKTITTGNADKTEATGGGNFINKLNEETAYSTYNTNLSSATPAYTYGQLFITGVPQANITGIVDQEFRAVNHGTYQQIGMPFYDKTASTLSAELGKTFTNTRYSKNEILWNDNINVVPKNFGTGYKFGIGLDGFAYYMLGGLGLDVSNTTRTVKGRPLTDIGASTTLQGAGLNVNFGVNGNALNQYNEKYYSYLQDEFVTTAWSSNYGKNIYQFGNPFLTNLDLSQIATNETNGDGINLTNIQGVRLEISPNAVQTSSAGTLTSGGAAYKFITFSSGVPTGDVNYMMVRPMGTFVIKLNSDLGASAQQLNFSNLRRFNYYTRAASTPYSVTASKNTNTGTVKQLGVIGLDINGNEVARTYYVVYPDGTTGHSVAQAKTQVTLDTSDILGTYEESPTGGIDGNYLGQYWLYINEANENNFKGKNIKMKNFDLNTIKSYKFEILEDASPVSNGVHALSSGIGFYYKSQNGTVQQAVQGAVIPVNGAEYDLYYGEPSNVVLATNETKSPSRTVVVYNPGIENYIVRFDPNWKKADIEVYDMSGKLVITKKAVNTSTDFVIELDSKLKNSYVVKVVSDKGETVNTKILK, encoded by the coding sequence ATGAGAAAAAGTTTATTTGCTATTGGCTTACTAACAGCCATTTGTTCTGTTCAGGCGCAGAATGTTCTGATACATGTAGACGACGCTGCTACTACGTATGTGAGTAAAGGTACACTGGTTTACAGTGGAGGCGGATTACAGATGAGAGGTACCGGTAAGATTGAAAACCATGGTAACTTCATGGTTCAGGGAACTTCCTCAGATTCTTTTAAAACCATTACAACAGGAAATGCTGATAAAACTGAAGCTACTGGCGGAGGTAATTTTATTAACAAGCTTAATGAAGAAACCGCATATTCTACATATAATACCAACCTTTCTTCTGCAACACCGGCTTATACTTATGGTCAGCTGTTTATAACAGGAGTTCCTCAAGCTAATATTACAGGAATTGTAGACCAGGAATTCAGAGCAGTGAATCATGGGACTTATCAGCAGATTGGTATGCCTTTTTATGATAAGACTGCATCTACATTGAGTGCAGAATTAGGGAAAACTTTTACCAATACGAGATATTCTAAAAATGAAATTCTTTGGAATGATAATATCAATGTAGTGCCAAAGAATTTTGGTACCGGTTACAAGTTCGGAATAGGTCTTGATGGGTTTGCTTATTATATGTTGGGAGGATTAGGGCTTGACGTAAGCAATACAACAAGAACTGTAAAAGGGCGACCGCTTACTGATATTGGTGCTTCTACTACTTTGCAGGGTGCTGGCCTTAACGTAAATTTCGGAGTTAACGGAAATGCGCTTAACCAGTATAATGAAAAGTATTATTCTTATCTTCAGGATGAGTTCGTAACAACAGCTTGGTCTTCAAACTACGGAAAAAACATTTATCAATTCGGTAATCCATTCCTTACCAATCTTGATCTTTCTCAGATTGCTACAAACGAAACCAATGGAGATGGTATTAATTTAACAAATATACAAGGTGTCAGACTTGAAATTTCTCCAAATGCTGTACAAACCAGCTCAGCGGGAACTTTAACATCAGGTGGTGCAGCATATAAATTTATTACTTTCTCGTCAGGTGTGCCAACAGGAGATGTTAATTATATGATGGTTAGACCTATGGGAACTTTTGTTATTAAGTTGAACAGCGATTTGGGAGCGTCAGCACAACAGCTGAATTTTTCAAATCTTAGAAGGTTCAATTACTATACGAGAGCTGCTTCTACACCTTATAGTGTAACGGCTAGCAAAAATACCAATACAGGAACAGTAAAACAATTAGGTGTTATTGGACTTGATATCAACGGTAATGAAGTGGCAAGAACTTATTATGTTGTATATCCTGATGGAACTACCGGGCATTCTGTAGCACAGGCAAAAACCCAGGTAACTTTAGATACTAGTGATATTTTAGGTACTTATGAAGAATCTCCTACCGGAGGTATTGACGGTAACTATCTTGGGCAGTATTGGTTATATATCAATGAAGCAAACGAGAATAACTTTAAAGGTAAAAATATTAAAATGAAAAATTTTGATCTTAATACCATAAAGTCTTATAAATTTGAAATTCTTGAAGATGCTAGCCCAGTAAGCAACGGTGTTCATGCTCTTTCTTCAGGTATTGGTTTCTATTACAAATCACAAAACGGAACTGTTCAGCAGGCTGTTCAGGGAGCGGTTATCCCAGTAAACGGAGCTGAATATGATTTGTATTACGGTGAACCAAGCAATGTTGTATTGGCAACTAATGAAACGAAGTCTCCTTCTAGAACAGTGGTTGTGTACAATCCGGGAATCGAAAATTATATCGTTAGATTCGACCCTAACTGGAAAAAAGCAGATATTGAGGTTTATGATATGAGTGGTAAATTGGTGATTACCAAGAAAGCAGTTAACACTTCAACAGATTTTGTAATCGAACTTGATAGTAAACTTAAAAATTCTTATGTTGTAAAAGTTGTTTCCGATAAAGGAGAAACTGTTAATACCAAAATCTTAAAATAA
- the clpX gene encoding ATP-dependent Clp protease ATP-binding subunit ClpX gives MNSNQCSFCGRKRNEVQMLISGQNGFICENCIEQAHAIVKDSGSKSGYAPAENINELKKPKEIKEFLDQYVIGQDQAKKQLSIAVYNHYKRLLHAQEENREVELEKSNIIMIGETGTGKTLLAKTIARELNVPFCIVDATILTEAGYVGEDVESILSRLLMVADYDVEKAEKGIVFIDEIDKIARKSDNPSITRDVSGEGVQQGLLKLLEGSIVNVPPQGGRKHPDQKYIQVNTQNILFIAGGAFDGIKEIIERRMNKQAIGFSSEKINKTDEDEYILTNINAIDLRSFGLIPELLGRFPIITYLDKLTKETMVRIMKEPKNSIVNQFIELFKMDGTQLVFTDGAVEKIVEETMEKGLGARGLRGTTEKVLEDYMFSIGEEQEIILTEDNIFVNR, from the coding sequence ATGAATTCAAACCAATGTTCTTTCTGCGGAAGAAAGAGAAATGAAGTGCAGATGCTGATTTCCGGACAGAATGGCTTTATCTGTGAAAACTGTATCGAACAGGCTCACGCCATCGTAAAAGACAGCGGATCTAAATCAGGATATGCTCCTGCAGAAAATATAAACGAACTTAAAAAGCCGAAAGAGATCAAAGAATTCCTTGATCAGTATGTTATCGGACAGGACCAAGCAAAAAAACAATTGTCGATCGCGGTTTACAACCACTATAAAAGACTGCTTCATGCGCAGGAAGAAAACCGTGAAGTAGAGCTGGAGAAATCCAATATCATCATGATCGGTGAAACAGGAACCGGGAAAACCTTGTTGGCAAAAACAATTGCCCGAGAGTTGAATGTGCCTTTCTGTATTGTAGATGCAACAATCTTAACCGAAGCCGGATATGTAGGGGAAGATGTGGAAAGTATTCTTTCCAGGCTTCTGATGGTGGCAGATTACGATGTAGAGAAAGCAGAAAAGGGAATTGTGTTTATTGATGAGATCGATAAAATTGCAAGAAAGTCGGATAACCCGAGTATCACGAGAGACGTTTCCGGAGAAGGGGTACAGCAGGGACTTCTGAAGTTGCTGGAAGGAAGTATTGTAAACGTTCCGCCACAGGGAGGCAGAAAGCATCCTGACCAAAAGTACATCCAGGTAAATACACAAAATATTCTGTTTATTGCTGGAGGTGCTTTCGATGGAATTAAGGAGATTATCGAAAGAAGGATGAATAAGCAGGCGATCGGTTTCAGCTCTGAAAAGATCAATAAAACTGATGAAGACGAGTACATATTAACAAATATTAATGCGATTGACCTTCGTTCATTCGGATTAATTCCCGAACTTTTGGGAAGATTTCCGATCATCACGTACCTTGATAAACTTACCAAAGAAACCATGGTACGAATCATGAAAGAACCGAAAAATTCGATTGTGAATCAGTTTATTGAACTTTTCAAAATGGACGGAACCCAGTTGGTGTTTACTGATGGAGCAGTGGAAAAAATTGTAGAAGAAACAATGGAAAAGGGCCTTGGAGCAAGGGGTTTGAGAGGAACAACAGAGAAAGTACTGGAAGATTATATGTTTTCAATAGGGGAGGAGCAGGAAATAATATTAACGGAAGATAATATTTTTGTTAATAGATAA
- a CDS encoding HIT family protein, with amino-acid sequence MSTIFTKIINGEIPSYKIAEDENFIAFLDAMPLVKGHTLVVPKKEVDLIFDLESEEYKNLWGFTQEVAKKIKNAVPCVRVGVAVVGLEVPHAHIHLIPLNQVEDMNFKNERLKLTDDEYTEIRDSIINS; translated from the coding sequence ATGAGCACGATATTCACAAAAATCATTAACGGCGAAATCCCTTCCTATAAAATAGCTGAAGATGAAAACTTTATTGCCTTTCTGGATGCGATGCCCCTGGTAAAAGGACACACATTGGTGGTCCCTAAAAAAGAAGTGGATTTAATCTTTGATCTGGAAAGCGAAGAATATAAAAACCTTTGGGGCTTTACTCAGGAGGTTGCCAAAAAAATAAAAAACGCGGTACCCTGCGTAAGGGTAGGAGTCGCTGTTGTAGGATTGGAAGTTCCTCATGCTCATATTCATTTAATTCCGTTGAACCAGGTGGAAGATATGAATTTTAAAAACGAGCGGCTAAAACTTACGGATGACGAATACACCGAGATTCGGGACTCCATTATAAATTCTTAA
- the greA gene encoding transcription elongation factor GreA has protein sequence MASYVTKEGLEKMKAELEQLETVERPKITQQIAEARDKGDLSENAEYDAAKEAQGMLEMRISKLKDVISGSKIIDESQLDTSKVSILTTVKLKNNATKQEQVFTLVPDNESDLKAGKISVNTPIAKGLLGKAVGETADITLPNGNKLSFEVLDITL, from the coding sequence ATGGCAAGCTATGTTACAAAGGAGGGGCTGGAGAAAATGAAAGCTGAGCTGGAACAGTTGGAAACTGTAGAAAGACCAAAAATTACCCAGCAGATTGCTGAGGCTAGAGATAAAGGAGATCTGTCTGAAAATGCAGAATACGATGCGGCGAAAGAAGCACAGGGAATGTTGGAAATGAGAATTTCTAAGCTGAAAGACGTTATTTCGGGTTCAAAAATTATAGACGAAAGCCAGCTGGATACTTCAAAAGTTTCCATCCTAACGACGGTAAAGCTGAAAAACAATGCTACAAAACAGGAGCAGGTATTTACCCTGGTTCCGGATAACGAAAGCGACCTTAAAGCCGGAAAGATTTCGGTAAATACACCGATTGCGAAAGGCTTACTGGGAAAAGCGGTAGGAGAAACGGCAGACATCACGTTACCGAACGGCAATAAGCTTTCGTTTGAAGTATTAGACATTACCTTATAA